In Persicimonas caeni, a single window of DNA contains:
- a CDS encoding MYXO-CTERM sorting domain-containing protein, giving the protein MFEMPDWTKLAPSRVAGLAVAVVATVGATLAYAPDAEACSSTPPPPDCGVSLTCSLQMAETMTADDDPSGQMPALLFLTVTGNDPRCPNMGRVEVNVDGECTGSTADTAGQPVPGGGGALTTTIAQGRLNQVNIPISFQQGVARMCQMSGTATVTLSSGQTATAQCAPQRACLVPASGAETPAVQMRLVDSSAVTAAGPGQPSETLYEIVNNTNSTFFGELNVKMDNANGIPDAGDLPAPNPDPSAVCTESLDPPEEPADCSEEPVDEVCGCDGLSYANECVLANAGVQKLDDGKCKKPYAAASTFSVSDPNGGDVFPLAIEMEGESVDRCIPLPANPALYTDSSANKSIRNLGPGESVRFRVISRNWHLCRDGSCSQATAKLSGSLADGTIINSCAGNSVVVDSTLAVNTDQCSDGSETTPPITPYIPDDSDGDGIDDDTEIDNGTDPNNSDSDGDGLTDDEEAFEGTDPNNADTDGDGLSDYDEVHVHHTDPNNADTDGDGLTDGEEVNRYDTHPRLPDTDGDGLSDYDEVHNHGTDPNQQDTDGDRLTDAEEISLGTDPLNDDTDGDGEVDGIEHRNGTDPLAPDSVGNLPDSDGDGLTDAEEAALGTDPNNADSDGDGLSDGFEVNVYGTDPNNTDTDGDGLTDYEEVHTHGTDPTTKDTDGDGLSDYDEVNTHGTDPRLSDTDGDGLSDGDEVNVHGSDPTDADTDGGGAGDGEEVSHGFDPTDPSDDAYFAGSLNGRAGIVLTGSDADRSTVLLLENTGFNRTVGRITATAKNLSPKVGRIESTVDVTDQSWTAGDTVEVTASFATFLDKDSSPYDIERLQMGPKAMAANHDGTHFLGMGEIWLSSSPYTVFDVMYQGSVWLVNPNTGRFERQKIDNFSFAPNGNKLDITYSFKAPNFEVERVYLMHDVNGYERHAVEEACDDGFDGDNDGTVDCDDLDCAAKPICDTPGGDDTGNGSEDAGTDEDTGTGSDTGNGSADAGNGSDIGSGSDIGTGAGDVGSRYQGSIKNHSSCACRSVDSTPSSSLAYLVAAVMGLAMVALRRRRETEAKTVRVRIDD; this is encoded by the coding sequence ATGTTCGAAATGCCGGATTGGACGAAGCTCGCCCCTTCTCGGGTAGCGGGATTAGCCGTGGCGGTGGTCGCCACCGTAGGCGCCACCCTCGCGTATGCCCCCGACGCCGAAGCTTGCAGTTCGACGCCGCCGCCGCCCGATTGCGGTGTGTCGTTGACTTGTTCGTTGCAGATGGCCGAGACGATGACGGCCGACGACGACCCTTCGGGCCAGATGCCCGCGCTTCTGTTTTTGACGGTGACCGGCAACGACCCGCGCTGTCCCAATATGGGGCGCGTGGAGGTCAACGTCGACGGTGAGTGTACCGGTTCGACGGCCGACACCGCCGGGCAGCCGGTGCCAGGCGGCGGCGGTGCGCTGACGACGACGATCGCGCAGGGCCGGCTCAATCAGGTCAATATCCCCATCAGCTTCCAGCAGGGCGTGGCTCGCATGTGTCAGATGAGCGGCACGGCGACGGTGACGCTGTCGAGTGGCCAGACGGCCACGGCACAGTGCGCGCCGCAGCGAGCCTGCTTGGTGCCGGCATCGGGAGCCGAGACGCCGGCCGTCCAGATGCGCCTGGTCGACTCGAGCGCGGTCACCGCCGCGGGTCCCGGCCAGCCCTCCGAGACGCTCTACGAGATCGTCAACAACACCAACTCGACCTTCTTCGGCGAGTTGAACGTCAAGATGGATAACGCCAACGGCATCCCCGATGCAGGCGATCTTCCGGCGCCCAACCCCGATCCGTCGGCGGTGTGCACCGAGAGTCTGGATCCGCCCGAAGAGCCGGCCGACTGTAGTGAAGAGCCGGTCGACGAGGTCTGCGGTTGCGACGGCCTGTCGTACGCCAACGAGTGCGTACTGGCGAACGCCGGCGTCCAGAAGCTCGACGACGGCAAGTGCAAGAAGCCGTACGCCGCCGCGTCGACCTTCTCGGTCTCCGACCCCAACGGCGGCGACGTCTTCCCGCTGGCTATCGAGATGGAAGGCGAGTCTGTCGATCGCTGCATCCCGCTGCCGGCCAACCCGGCGCTGTACACCGATTCGTCGGCCAACAAGAGCATCCGCAACCTGGGCCCGGGCGAGTCGGTTCGGTTCCGCGTGATTTCGCGTAACTGGCACCTGTGCCGCGACGGCAGTTGCTCGCAGGCCACCGCCAAGCTCTCCGGTTCGCTGGCCGACGGCACGATCATCAACTCGTGCGCCGGCAACAGCGTCGTGGTCGACTCGACGCTGGCGGTCAACACCGACCAGTGCAGCGACGGCAGCGAGACCACCCCGCCGATCACCCCGTATATCCCGGACGACTCCGACGGTGACGGCATCGACGACGATACCGAAATCGACAACGGCACCGATCCGAACAACTCGGACAGCGACGGTGACGGCCTGACCGACGATGAAGAGGCCTTCGAGGGCACCGACCCGAACAACGCCGACACCGACGGCGACGGGCTGAGCGATTACGACGAAGTCCACGTCCACCACACCGACCCGAACAACGCTGACACCGACGGCGACGGCCTGACCGACGGTGAAGAGGTCAACCGTTACGACACGCATCCGCGCCTTCCCGACACCGACGGAGACGGGCTGAGCGACTACGACGAGGTGCACAATCACGGCACCGACCCGAACCAGCAGGACACCGACGGAGACAGGCTGACCGACGCTGAAGAGATCAGCTTGGGTACCGACCCGCTCAACGACGACACCGACGGCGACGGCGAGGTCGACGGCATCGAGCACCGCAACGGAACCGACCCGCTGGCACCCGACTCGGTGGGCAACCTTCCGGACTCGGACGGAGACGGGCTGACCGACGCCGAAGAGGCGGCGCTGGGCACCGACCCGAACAACGCCGACAGCGACGGCGACGGCCTGTCGGACGGCTTCGAGGTCAACGTCTACGGCACCGACCCGAACAACACCGACACCGACGGCGACGGGCTGACCGACTACGAAGAAGTGCACACCCACGGCACCGACCCGACCACGAAGGACACCGACGGTGATGGGCTGAGCGACTACGACGAAGTCAACACGCACGGCACCGACCCGCGTCTGTCGGACACCGACGGCGACGGGCTGAGCGACGGCGACGAAGTCAACGTGCACGGCAGCGACCCGACCGACGCCGACACCGACGGTGGTGGCGCAGGCGACGGCGAAGAAGTCAGCCACGGCTTCGACCCGACCGACCCGAGCGACGACGCCTACTTCGCCGGCTCGCTCAACGGCCGCGCAGGCATCGTGCTGACCGGCTCGGACGCCGACCGCTCCACGGTCCTGCTGCTGGAGAACACCGGCTTCAACCGCACCGTCGGCCGCATCACCGCGACCGCCAAGAACCTGTCGCCCAAGGTCGGCCGTATCGAGTCGACCGTCGACGTGACCGACCAGAGCTGGACGGCCGGCGACACCGTGGAGGTGACCGCCTCGTTCGCCACCTTCCTGGACAAGGACAGCAGCCCCTACGACATCGAGCGGCTGCAGATGGGTCCCAAGGCGATGGCCGCCAACCACGACGGCACCCACTTCCTGGGCATGGGCGAAATCTGGTTGTCCTCGAGCCCCTACACCGTCTTCGACGTGATGTATCAGGGCAGCGTGTGGCTGGTGAACCCGAACACGGGCCGCTTCGAGCGTCAGAAGATCGATAACTTCTCGTTCGCGCCCAACGGCAACAAGCTCGACATCACCTACAGCTTCAAGGCGCCGAACTTCGAGGTCGAGCGTGTCTACCTGATGCACGACGTCAACGGCTACGAGCGCCACGCCGTCGAGGAAGCCTGCGATGACGGCTTCGACGGCGACAACGACGGCACCGTCGACTGTGACGACCTCGACTGCGCCGCCAAGCCCATCTGCGACACCCCCGGTGGTGACGACACGGGCAACGGCTCCGAGGACGCCGGCACCGACGAAGATACCGGCACGGGCTCGGATACCGGCAACGGCTCGGCCGACGCCGGTAATGGCTCGGACATCGGCAGCGGTTCGGATATCGGCACCGGCGCCGGCGATGTGGGCTCGCGCTATCAGGGCTCCATCAAGAACCACAGCAGCTGCGCGTGCCGCTCGGTCGACTCGACACCGTCGAGCAGCCTGGCGTACCTTGTGGCTGCGGTGATGGGCCTCGCTATGGTGGCGCTGCGTCGCCGCCGCGAGACCGAAGCCAAGACGGTGCGCGTGCGCATCGACGACTGA
- a CDS encoding cytochrome-c peroxidase — translation MAKATLRLGCSVAFVCSVVLAGCEPSASIHDDSGVTAADPQEDTTQQDTTTQDDTSEDTTADTAEPIDWDERLAPLLEAAGAEPIERRDDLDPNKIELGRMLFFDPILSGNRDTACVTCHRLDEGTTVHRSFVVGTKAVIRDGKRMPGPDHAFLPRNPPTLFNLGEPYTTSLLWDGRVTKNSEGHFVIYDKGWEESQSNYLRLLSPVLDDLLAAQTMMPVLPRDEMRGDYGELDVNGELNELAQVPDHDLDSVWMKLTERLLAVEGYRELFEKVYPDVPLDEIEFAHATNAFSAFFVDAFTHGDSPFDGYLRGDEDALTEQQKQGAYLFFGEAGCAKCHTGPALTDEKLYNIGVRPIGSGPDEHYEIDLGAVLRSHAGEDKKFAFRTPSLRNVELSGPWMHNGAYTTLEAAVRHHLDPKSALWDYDVSQLDTEFQRYVHTREEAIRSVEATLEPMAVLELSDAEVDALVAFLESLTSPSARDLGHLEPESVPSGLAIPDP, via the coding sequence TTGGCAAAGGCCACGCTGCGGCTCGGCTGCAGCGTGGCCTTTGTCTGCTCTGTGGTGTTGGCTGGCTGCGAGCCGTCGGCGTCGATTCACGACGATTCCGGGGTGACCGCCGCCGACCCCCAAGAAGATACCACCCAGCAAGACACGACGACGCAGGACGATACGTCCGAAGACACCACGGCAGATACGGCCGAGCCCATCGACTGGGACGAGCGGCTCGCTCCCCTTCTCGAGGCCGCCGGGGCCGAACCCATCGAGCGTCGTGACGACCTCGATCCGAACAAGATCGAGTTGGGGCGCATGCTCTTCTTCGACCCTATCTTGAGCGGCAACCGCGACACGGCCTGCGTGACGTGTCACCGCCTCGACGAGGGGACGACGGTGCACCGCTCGTTTGTGGTCGGCACCAAGGCGGTCATCCGCGACGGCAAGCGCATGCCCGGGCCCGACCATGCCTTTTTGCCGCGCAATCCGCCCACGCTGTTCAACCTGGGCGAGCCGTACACGACCAGTTTGTTGTGGGACGGGCGGGTGACCAAGAATAGCGAGGGCCACTTCGTCATCTACGACAAAGGTTGGGAGGAATCGCAGAGCAACTACCTGCGGCTGCTCTCGCCGGTGCTCGACGACCTGTTGGCCGCCCAGACGATGATGCCTGTGCTTCCGCGCGACGAGATGCGCGGCGACTACGGCGAGCTCGACGTCAACGGTGAGCTCAACGAGCTGGCCCAGGTGCCCGACCACGACCTCGACAGCGTCTGGATGAAGCTCACCGAGCGGCTCTTGGCCGTAGAGGGCTACCGCGAGTTGTTCGAAAAGGTCTATCCGGACGTGCCGCTCGATGAGATCGAGTTCGCCCACGCCACGAACGCGTTCAGCGCATTTTTCGTCGACGCCTTTACCCACGGAGACAGCCCCTTCGACGGTTATCTGCGCGGCGACGAGGACGCGCTGACCGAGCAGCAGAAGCAGGGTGCGTATCTCTTCTTCGGCGAAGCTGGGTGCGCCAAGTGTCACACGGGTCCGGCGCTGACCGACGAGAAGCTCTACAATATCGGCGTTCGCCCCATCGGCTCGGGCCCCGACGAGCATTACGAGATCGACCTCGGGGCGGTGCTTCGAAGTCACGCGGGCGAGGATAAGAAGTTTGCGTTTCGCACCCCGTCGCTTCGCAACGTCGAGCTGAGCGGGCCGTGGATGCACAACGGAGCGTACACCACTCTCGAGGCGGCGGTGCGCCATCACCTCGACCCGAAGTCGGCGTTGTGGGATTACGACGTCAGCCAACTCGACACGGAGTTCCAGCGCTACGTCCACACACGTGAAGAGGCGATTCGAAGCGTGGAAGCGACGCTCGAGCCGATGGCGGTGCTCGAGTTGAGCGACGCCGAGGTCGACGCCCTCGTTGCTTTTCTCGAG